DNA sequence from the Eptesicus fuscus isolate TK198812 chromosome 7, DD_ASM_mEF_20220401, whole genome shotgun sequence genome:
gatGAGATATACCAGGAATGTGCAGGTGAACTCCAGCTCTAGCGACTTCCGCACAGAAGCCCATAAAAGGGCCATGAAAATAGTGttatctttcctcctcctcttcatacTACATTTTTCTTCCGTTGTATTAACAGGTTGGTGTTTCCTTGTAGTGCAGAAGCACCAGGCCAATCTGGCTGTCATGTTAACATGGACTATTTTCCCTTCGGGCCACTCATTTATCTTAATTTTGGGAAACAGCAAGCTGAGACAAACTGCGTTGGGACTATTGCGGCATCTTAACTGCCACCTGAAAAAGGGTGAAACCTGAGCTTCACAAACTTTAACAGAACTTCCTATACTCCAGGAGAATTAAATCACTGAAGATacattttaacttgtttttctCACTGGATTCTTTTGGATATTATTGAGCATCGCAAACTTTCCCTATAATGGCCTATAAACTAACAATCTACTCGACATTTTTTAAGAAGCAAGCATCGTCATTATAACACTTGCTAGTAACAAAACAAATTTAGacaatatgaatataaaatatataatgcagCATGTACTAATATTATGTGCCCtggcaaatatttattgtatttatatgtGAGGAAAACACATGATTATCAATAATAACAAAAgcgtaaaatgctaattagaccggacgtccttccgaagaccttctggatgaagccggggctgtgagggaagcctgggtcctaggtgccagagagaagccagtgccggcagcctggggaaggaaggcctactcttgcacgaattttgtgcatcaggcctctagtttagaaataaaatccCTTCCAAGTTGGAGCAAGtgaaatatttttacaatattaaGTTAAAAATCAATCAAGGAATAAAAATGCTAGATACACATAATCTCATAACAACAGACATAACTTTTGAAACAAAGAAGCAGACTATCATTAGAATCCAAGCTAGAGTAGACACTATCTTTGCTGAATTTATAAAAGGAAACTGAATAATTATCACTATGTATATAATAAAGTTATATGTCTACTCTGCAAAGATCACCTAGACAGTGAGTTTGTATGTAGGGTATGTGtgcatgtgaaaattatatgaatactagTGTCCTTGTCAGAGAGGACAAACATGACCAGCTTACCAGGgataaaaacagaaaggaaagttTATAAGGAAATTCACATATTTGTATAAGTTTTAGAAATGTCTCTGTGTATATATAGTGCTCAGTtgactttttattaaataattttaaaatgaaatcaaagtagctgaaaatgtatataatcttaaaaacagcagGTAGTAAAATTGTGCTTGATGATATTACAATTTTGAAGTTTGCAATATAGTAATTTTAGAGATTATGATTATAAACATAGTAAAAAACTATCAATAATGAAATCTTTGCTAGGGTTTACAACTGTCATATTTCAGTGGTAGAAGCTAACaagaagaaactagaaaataaatgttgactgcaTTTGGGTTATAAGTTAATTTGGATGGGCCTGTAGGTCAAGTCTGAAGCTGGGAGGAATATAAAAACCCTAAGGGCTTTGTAAAGTGTAATCTTACTCCATGGAACTGTGCTACGGGGTGCTCTGATGTATCCATGAGGATGATCATGACACATGCACATACAGACCTACATAAAGATTGagatttttaaactgtatttattATGTTGGACACTAtataagacattttctttttttttttttttaaatatattttatttatttttttacagagaggaagagggatagagagtcagaaatatcgatgagagagaaacatcgatcagctgtctcttgcacactccctactgaggatgtgcccgcaaccaaggtacatgcccttgaccggaatcgaacctgggacccttgagtccgcaggccggcgctctatccactgagccaaaccggtttcagctatataagacattttctgagtggggatggggtggtggtCAAAACATAAACTTCCAGTGATAAGATAGATAAGATTATACTGGggttataatgaacaacatgattAGTAATAATTAACACTGCTTTATGGTGTATTTGAAAGTTTCTAAAAGAGTGGATGgatcttaaatattttcatcacaaAGAAAGAGATGTTTTCGGGGTATttatatgagatgatggatgttaactaaacttagtgtggtaatcatttcataatatatgtaAGTCAAGTCATTATGCTGTATATCAAACTTACACAGTGCTGTATGGCAATTATATCtcataaaactgaaagaaaaaataaaaataaatttcctaatGATTGTACCTGTGATTATCTTGCTTTTGGAAAGGTGAAATTCTAATCACATTGGCTATATTTAGATTCAGATATTGAGGATAGTTTGGCTTAGAAAGTATCCCTTTCAAAAAATGGTTAAAGATTACCTTGTACTTATTAGAAGTAAGCATATATCAAGCACTAAAGCAggcttatttttaattctcagatTGACCAGTCAAGGTGGGTACTTTGCCATCATTTAATAGTTGAGGACACTGGGGCTTGGGCCGATTAATGGACTCACCTGATTACTTTGCATTTTAAGAGGTCTGCTGATTTAAAAACCCAATCCTTTTACTCTTGTGGCTCTTAACCAGTGGTGTACATTTCAATTACctgatcaatttaaaaaataaaatttatttaaattaatttttaatcaaagaaataaagagaaatcaaAATAATACTGTTAGACTGGTAGTAGAAAACATATCTTCCACCTTTTCTCTTTCCAGCCCTGATTTTTTCCTTCAACCACTTTTAACTCTTAGCTGCCTCTAattgcagttttttaaaataacatgtctGATATTGCTTTTTTATTGACTGATTCTCTCCCATTACACACACCTCTCCTCtccaacctcccccccccaatGTTACATAATCATGTTATATCCATATTCAGTGCTAACGTAATTATGACTGACTGTATGATTAGTGTTATTCACAGTTGAGGTATGCAGTGTAGTTCCtgaacaagtttttatttttcctgggtTCATAATTGCCTCggctttgttttcttattaaaaaaaaaaaaaaaaatctgcagacCACTAATTCATCTCCAGACTCCCTGAAACACTAAAAATCTCAACTCTATATTCAAACATACCAGgcattcagtttttcttttaagaCATTCCACCCGACACTCCGTCTTTAAGCATTTATTGACTTACTGCtgttctcttccactctcctcccTGTTTAATACAGTTACAATGCTATTTTAGCAACCTTATGGCTACTTTCTCACAAAATGTCTTCTTTCCTCATGAACAAGATGGTCTCTCTCAACTCCCCACTTTATAGAAGACACCGCTCCCACTCCATttaccccctctcctcccttcaatATCCCCCCTGACAACCGTACTTTTACATGATCACGGGTGACGACATCTGTAACCATAATCAAGAAgtctcttaaaagaaaaagacgATAAACAGCATTTGCAtaaattattatgattatttaaatGTTATCCATTAAATAGCCAAGCTTTATGCTGAACGGGACTTCCTTTTCTTTGGCGCCCAGGTCTTGAACGGTACCACTCACAGGGATACTGAAGTCGAGTCCACTGTCTTACACTCCCACCCTCTGTTCAACATCCTGCAGCATTTTACATTGTTTGACATCAGAAGGATTGCTCTTCCtgtacagtttttctttttttattctcactgAAAACTCGATTGTCATTTTCTCTTGGGGGCAATGAAGAAACACATGCCTTCCCCATCATATCCTTAAGATCGTCAGCTTCTTACTCATTCAATATCTTGCTTACGAGTCAATCCAAAATTCCTgaaatttgtgattttttaaaaatcttaatttgaACCATCAACCtgttgtattttacatttttctccctGAAAAATGTAGTAGCCTTCTAAGTCTTTGATATAAGGCATCCCGCTCGTCCTGATTTTGTCTTCAGGATGCACAGCTTCTGAAATATTGTCGGGGGCCTTAATTAAATTCTTCGCCGTCGCCGGAAATCTCGCCGGTCCTCTCTAGTCCCCGCAGGATTTCCGGGACTGTCCCGGGGTTTGGCTGGGAGCCGGGAGCGCAGCCGCGCAGGGGCGTCCCTCCAGCCCACTCTCGCGAGACCGAGGGGGCCGCCCCCGCAGCTCCACTCCGCTCCGTCGCGGGGCCTCCTGGGAGTCCGCCATTGTGCCAGTCCAGAGACCGTTAGCGTAACCGCGACTCTAAAAATGTACCTGCAAGCGGATGTTGAGGATCACGGAGCCCGCGACGTAGAAGTACGGGAAATTCGAGCGCAGCTGCCAGGCCAGCTCGAAGAAGGCGAGCAGGGTGCGGGAGAGCCCTTTGCAGAATGCCCCGTAGGAGCTGGGGGCCGCGGCCGGGCGCGGGACCCCGAGAGCCAAGGAAAACGGAGCCGCCACGGTGGCCACGGCCATGGCCTCGGTGTCGCCGCGCGCCCAGTGCTTGGTGCCGAGGGTCGCGGAGGGTCACCGCAGGTTCCCGCGGACCCGCACCGATGGCCGGGACGGCGAAGGTGGGGGCACTAAGCTGTCGCTGCGTCCCCTCGGCGGTGCAGCCGCTGCCTCCGGTGCGGCGCTGCCTGTCAGCCGTTGGCGCCCCGCCCCTTCCTGTCTCCTGTTAGCTTTAGAGTTGAACACGTGGTAGGTACAGGacggtttttttatatatattgctaCACGTTATTTTCTATCACACGTATGGACAGCCATAGCgatatatttttcactttaaaaatgaaagtaagcTTAGAAGGGGAAATACAAGGAATTAAGTATGTTAATGTttggagaggtttttttttttttttttttttttaaatctgtttctaTTCTCCCTTTGGAGTTTCTTGTATTCTAAAACATATCCCTGGAATCGAAATTTTCCTGTATGCCTAGAAATAagtacatatttataattataattttacaaTGTTATAATAAAATCAATGCAGTTTTTAGTTGCTCAAAGCCACCTGAAAAATACCACAAACTATTGTTCTTCAAGATTTGTCTATTACCTGTACTTGTCCCTTACTGTTATTTACAGAAAACTTTGCTCCTAAATGAGGAAGACTTTAAAAGTCGGGtaattctggggggaaaaaactgaGGGCCATTAAGCAAAATTTCTCAGCTGCAAAACAATTGTTTTTAGAATCCAACAATATTAATTAacttccttgcttccttcttcTTTGCTGttgtccttccttctttcctttcttccaggAACTGTAATCCTCCAACtgtgttcttttataaaaaatacttctGGCTATTCTGGGCACTTTGCATAGTCATGTACATTTATGAATAGTTATTCACTCACTGCCATTAGAGCCTGCTGGGATTTGATAGGGCATTGCACTGAATATACAGATAATCTATTTACCTGAAAAGACTCTCctctttccagatcttagttcAATTGGCCTCCCTGCCTTGCTCAGCTTTcagatgaatttaaaatataactttggcAATTAATTCCCCTTATCTTGGTGTTAACCGGAGGAAATCTTGCTTTTTACTGCTACATTGTACTCAAAAGCCTGTGCTCTCTGAGGTTAACTCTGAAGTATCAAATAACACAGGCTCAAATGAAGAACAATCCTTAGTGACTGGTGTACTTATTAGGCACAATTGGAAGCACTCTGCACAAATACAGAGTGTCCCcccaaatatgtatacacactttaaacactgcctttataattattccaagtgtgtgcatacattttttggggacaccctatagtgTACCTACTACTCACAAAGACCACCCAAAAAGGATATCATTGTTTTCTGACTTTTTGCTGATGATTATACTGAGACAGAAGTTTTAAAAGAGTCCAAGATCACAGAGATAAAAAGCAGAgaatctgtgttttcttttctgttctggCAGTCTGAGTCCAAGATCCTCTGCTAAACACCATCATTGCACAATAAAAATTGTAACTGAGTAAAACCCAAGTGTAGAGGCTGGTTTTTTAAAGATTATCATgataatctttaaaaaagtaagtagtaaaaaaagaattaaacagaaaaataaaaccat
Encoded proteins:
- the SMIM10L1 gene encoding small integral membrane protein 10-like protein 1: MAVATVAAPFSLALGVPRPAAAPSSYGAFCKGLSRTLLAFFELAWQLRSNFPYFYVAGSVILNIRLQVHF